A single region of the Plantactinospora soyae genome encodes:
- a CDS encoding response regulator, protein MTISVLLVDDQPLLRLGFRMVLESQPDLTVVGEAGDGAQGVSMTRTLRPDVVLMDVRMPVLDGIEATRQIVDAGSPARILVLTTFDLDEYVFAALRAGASGFLLKDVPPADLLTGIRAVAAGDAVVAPNVTRRLIDAFAGHLPDPSTGRSPVDERLHRLTDREREVLVEVARGHSNAEIGRSLTVSEATVKTHVGRILGKLGLRDRVQVVVFAYEAGVVRPGDDR, encoded by the coding sequence ATGACCATCAGCGTGTTGCTCGTCGACGACCAGCCCCTGCTCCGGCTCGGATTCCGGATGGTGTTGGAGAGCCAACCGGACCTGACCGTGGTGGGCGAGGCGGGCGACGGCGCGCAGGGCGTCTCGATGACCCGTACGCTGCGCCCGGACGTGGTGCTGATGGACGTCAGGATGCCGGTGCTGGACGGTATCGAGGCCACCCGGCAGATCGTCGACGCCGGCTCCCCCGCCCGCATCCTGGTGCTCACCACGTTCGACCTGGACGAGTACGTCTTCGCGGCGCTACGCGCCGGTGCCAGCGGGTTCCTGCTCAAGGACGTTCCCCCGGCCGACCTGCTCACCGGGATCCGGGCGGTGGCCGCCGGTGACGCGGTGGTGGCGCCGAACGTGACCCGTCGACTGATCGACGCCTTCGCCGGTCATCTGCCCGACCCGTCGACCGGCCGGTCACCCGTGGACGAGCGGCTGCACCGGCTGACCGACCGGGAACGGGAAGTGCTGGTGGAGGTGGCGCGGGGCCACTCCAACGCGGAGATCGGCCGGTCGCTCACGGTCTCCGAGGCGACCGTCAAGACCCACGTCGGCCGGATCCTCGGCAAGCTCGGACTGCGGGACCGTGTCCAGGTGGTGGTGTTCGCGTACGAGGCGGGTGTCGTACGACCGGGCGACGACCGGTGA
- a CDS encoding sensor histidine kinase translates to MRSADPTGRPTPTGDANSTGDADSTGDANSPPLSPRPGYGRVRRVLAGFRRRPRLVDAGLVLLLMALDGPAALAGGGVFTWLSFAAVHTPLVWRRRAPVLVFWLVYGLAILCGVLVGIQVEGMFPEMVVAVAVYTVARYGPRRHLWLIVVAIQVPATVILLGSGPAWMPLNVITLGLAATVLLGIAISTRQAYLAEVAERARRLERERDQRAQLAVAAERARIARELHDIVAHNLAVMVALADGAAYTAASAPDRATETMRKVSATGRQALGEMRRLLGLLRDDAGGRTPQPGLGDLDALLDQVRAAGPHVVVTSGGVPGASGPGAGLAVYRIVQEALTNTLKHAGPAARVEVRLHHRADGVDLEVVDDGARAAAVPAPGGGHGLAGMIERATAYGGDVEAGPRTDGPGWRVRARLRFGEEGLT, encoded by the coding sequence ATGCGCTCCGCCGACCCCACCGGCCGCCCCACCCCGACCGGCGACGCCAACTCCACCGGGGACGCCGACTCGACCGGGGACGCCAACTCCCCGCCGCTTTCTCCGCGTCCCGGCTACGGTCGGGTGCGTCGGGTTCTGGCCGGGTTCCGCCGCCGGCCCCGGTTGGTCGACGCCGGCCTGGTCCTGCTGCTCATGGCGCTGGACGGACCGGCGGCACTGGCGGGCGGCGGGGTCTTCACCTGGCTGTCCTTCGCCGCCGTCCACACGCCACTGGTGTGGCGGCGGCGAGCGCCGGTCCTGGTCTTCTGGCTGGTGTACGGGCTCGCGATCCTCTGCGGCGTCCTCGTCGGAATCCAGGTCGAGGGCATGTTTCCCGAGATGGTCGTCGCAGTGGCGGTCTACACCGTCGCCCGGTACGGCCCCCGGCGGCACCTGTGGCTGATCGTCGTGGCGATCCAGGTGCCGGCGACGGTGATCCTGCTGGGCAGCGGACCGGCCTGGATGCCGCTGAACGTCATCACTCTCGGCCTCGCCGCCACCGTGCTGCTCGGCATCGCCATCAGCACCCGGCAGGCGTACCTGGCCGAGGTGGCCGAGCGGGCCCGCCGGCTGGAGCGGGAACGGGACCAACGGGCCCAGCTCGCCGTCGCCGCCGAACGGGCCAGGATCGCCCGGGAACTGCACGACATCGTGGCGCACAACCTCGCCGTGATGGTCGCGCTCGCCGACGGGGCCGCGTACACCGCCGCCTCGGCGCCGGACCGGGCGACCGAGACGATGCGGAAGGTGTCGGCGACCGGACGCCAGGCGCTCGGGGAGATGCGCCGGCTGCTCGGCCTGCTCCGCGACGACGCCGGCGGTCGTACGCCGCAGCCGGGACTCGGTGATCTCGACGCCCTGCTGGACCAGGTGCGGGCCGCCGGACCGCACGTCGTGGTGACGTCCGGCGGGGTACCCGGGGCGTCCGGACCAGGGGCGGGACTCGCCGTCTACCGCATCGTCCAGGAGGCGCTGACCAACACGCTCAAGCACGCCGGACCGGCGGCCCGGGTCGAGGTGCGGCTGCACCACCGGGCGGACGGCGTGGATCTCGAGGTCGTCGACGACGGCGCGCGGGCAGCGGCCGTACCGGCTCCCGGCGGTGGGCACGGGCTGGCTGGGATGATCGAGCGGGCGACGGCGTACGGCGGGGACGTCGAGGCCGGACCCCGCACCGACGGCCCCGGCTGGCGGGTACGGGCCCGACTGCGGTTCGGCGAGGAAGGGCTGACATGA
- a CDS encoding ABC transporter permease, translated as MTTEITFARVVRAELTKLRSLRSTWLTLGAVAVLAIGLAATIGYGVRGSIRAGEPGPGVADAVAMAFLPMDFLTFVIGVFGVLQITGEYGSGLVRVTLTAVPRRWPTLAAKAVALVAVTTPVLAISSLTAFGACQATLGRHGASLGDPGVAGAVVGAATCPVLMGLLGLGIGAMLRHTAGAITTLVLVLMVVPALLGPALPGNREEQVLKYVPTIAGQAMYGVDGSGGPFETLSPGASAAVLVGWVGLLLLAGTAVLRRRDA; from the coding sequence GTGACAACCGAGATCACTTTTGCCCGGGTGGTCCGCGCGGAACTGACCAAACTCCGTTCCTTGCGTTCCACCTGGCTGACCCTGGGCGCGGTGGCGGTACTCGCGATCGGACTCGCGGCCACGATCGGCTACGGCGTACGCGGATCGATCCGGGCCGGTGAACCGGGGCCGGGCGTGGCCGACGCGGTGGCGATGGCGTTCCTGCCGATGGACTTCCTGACGTTCGTCATCGGGGTGTTCGGCGTACTCCAGATCACCGGCGAGTACGGCAGCGGACTGGTCCGGGTCACCCTGACCGCCGTACCCCGTCGGTGGCCGACGCTCGCCGCCAAGGCGGTCGCGCTGGTGGCGGTCACCACGCCGGTGCTCGCGATCAGCTCGCTCACCGCGTTCGGAGCCTGCCAGGCCACTCTCGGCCGGCACGGCGCCTCGCTCGGCGACCCGGGCGTGGCCGGCGCCGTCGTCGGCGCCGCCACCTGCCCGGTGCTGATGGGGCTGCTCGGCCTCGGCATCGGTGCGATGCTGCGGCATACGGCGGGGGCGATCACCACGCTGGTGCTCGTGCTGATGGTCGTGCCGGCGCTGCTGGGACCGGCACTGCCGGGCAACCGGGAGGAGCAGGTGTTGAAGTACGTACCCACCATCGCCGGCCAGGCCATGTACGGCGTCGACGGCTCCGGCGGTCCCTTCGAGACACTGTCGCCCGGCGCCTCCGCCGCGGTGCTGGTCGGCTGGGTCGGCCTGCTGCTCCTCGCCGGAACGGCCGTGCTCCGCCGACGTGACGCGTAG
- a CDS encoding ABC transporter ATP-binding protein, with amino-acid sequence MIEARALTKRYGDTLAVDDLSFTVKPGQVTGFLGPNGAGKSTTMRMIVGLDRPTAGTVTVAGLPYRKHSAPLCQVGTLLDAKGVHRGRSAHSHLLALAQTHGIPRRRVDEVLDTVGLAGVAHRRAGGFSLGMGQRLGVATALLGDPAVVILDEPVNGLDPDGVLWVRTLLKDLAAQGRTVLVSSHLMSEMAVTAEHLVIIGRGRLLADTTVADLIARVAVGSVLVRSPNATQLAELLVARGAEVTGVDPGLFQVAGLTAEAVGDLALAGGVAVHELTPRRASLEEAYMELTREAVEYR; translated from the coding sequence ATGATTGAGGCACGGGCGCTGACGAAGCGCTATGGGGACACACTCGCCGTGGACGACCTGTCGTTCACCGTCAAGCCCGGTCAGGTCACCGGGTTCCTCGGCCCGAACGGCGCCGGGAAGTCCACCACCATGCGGATGATCGTCGGACTGGATCGACCGACCGCCGGTACGGTGACCGTCGCCGGTCTGCCCTACCGGAAGCACTCGGCGCCGCTGTGCCAGGTCGGCACGCTGCTGGACGCGAAGGGCGTGCACCGGGGACGGAGTGCCCACAGCCACCTGCTGGCACTCGCCCAGACCCACGGCATCCCGAGGCGGCGGGTCGACGAGGTGCTCGACACGGTCGGCCTGGCCGGTGTGGCACACCGGCGGGCCGGCGGCTTCTCGCTCGGGATGGGCCAGCGGCTCGGTGTCGCCACCGCGCTGCTCGGTGACCCTGCCGTGGTGATCCTGGACGAGCCGGTCAACGGGCTCGACCCGGACGGGGTGCTGTGGGTGCGCACGCTGCTCAAGGACCTGGCCGCGCAGGGCCGTACGGTGCTGGTCTCCAGCCACCTGATGAGCGAGATGGCGGTGACGGCCGAACACCTGGTGATCATCGGACGGGGCCGTCTGCTCGCCGACACCACCGTCGCGGACCTGATCGCCCGGGTCGCGGTGGGCAGCGTCCTGGTGCGCTCGCCGAACGCCACCCAACTGGCCGAGCTTCTCGTCGCGCGGGGCGCGGAGGTGACCGGCGTCGACCCGGGCCTGTTCCAGGTCGCCGGGCTGACCGCCGAGGCGGTCGGCGACCTCGCCCTGGCCGGCGGCGTGGCCGTACACGAACTCACTCCACGGCGGGCCTCGCTGGAAGAGGCGTACATGGAACTGACCCGGGAGGCGGTGGAGTACCGGTGA
- a CDS encoding glycoside hydrolase family 3 protein — protein sequence MAYLGGVMRIRPLAAIVTSVLLAAGGMSPPAQAASSPRPSTVDRLIAGMSLPEKVGQLFSTYVYGGSATEPSAADAAANRQAYGVATGAEVVAKYHLGGAIYFTWSHNLDSPRQIATLSNGLQAAAAASEPRIPLLISTDQEHGIVQRLPAPATLFPGNMALGAGRSLVDAYSAARITGRELRAVGIQQAWAPSADVNVNPANPVIGVRSFGSDPLLVAGMTAAQVVGFQQGAGVTVAAKHFPGHGDTRDDSHTALPVIHHTRAEWQRLDAPPFRAAIAAGVDTVMTAHIVVPSLDPSGDPATLSPPILTGLLREELGFRGVVVTDSLAMAGVRQKYGDDRVPVLALKAGADLLLMPPNLDLAVSSVLGAVGTGELTEARIDQSVRRILTLKQRRGVLGGVQPVDPATAERVVGQASHQQELRKIADRTVTVLRNDAKLLPLRRADRSVLVTGWNSSAFDNVGTLAAGLAAQGNRTSTLPTGIPNDAKIAEAVAAAQANDLTVVLTQKSFDTTVTDPGGRQQKLVHALAATGRPVLVVAVRDAYDVGHFDDVPTQVATFGYTRSSMEALARVLTGQVAPRGKLPVSVPDPSDPTSTRYPYGHGLTWRIPR from the coding sequence ATGGCCTACCTTGGAGGCGTCATGCGGATCCGGCCACTGGCAGCGATCGTCACATCCGTTCTGCTGGCCGCCGGAGGGATGAGCCCACCCGCCCAGGCCGCCAGCTCTCCCAGACCCTCCACGGTGGACCGGCTGATCGCCGGAATGAGTCTGCCGGAGAAGGTCGGCCAGCTCTTCTCCACCTACGTCTACGGCGGCTCCGCCACCGAACCGAGCGCGGCCGACGCCGCCGCCAACCGCCAGGCGTACGGCGTCGCCACCGGAGCCGAGGTGGTCGCCAAGTACCACCTCGGCGGGGCCATCTACTTCACCTGGTCGCACAACCTCGACTCGCCCCGGCAGATCGCCACCCTGTCGAACGGGTTGCAGGCCGCTGCCGCCGCCAGCGAACCCCGGATTCCGCTGCTCATCTCCACCGACCAGGAACACGGCATCGTGCAGCGGCTGCCCGCCCCGGCCACCCTCTTCCCCGGCAACATGGCGCTGGGCGCCGGCCGCAGCCTCGTCGACGCGTACAGCGCCGCCCGGATCACCGGCCGGGAACTGCGCGCGGTCGGCATCCAACAGGCCTGGGCCCCGTCCGCCGACGTCAACGTCAACCCGGCCAACCCGGTGATCGGAGTCCGCTCCTTCGGCAGCGACCCGCTGCTGGTGGCCGGGATGACCGCCGCCCAGGTGGTCGGCTTCCAGCAGGGCGCCGGAGTGACCGTCGCCGCCAAGCACTTCCCGGGACACGGCGACACCAGGGACGACAGCCACACCGCGCTGCCGGTGATCCACCACACCCGGGCCGAGTGGCAGCGCCTGGACGCACCGCCGTTCCGGGCCGCCATCGCCGCCGGGGTGGACACCGTGATGACGGCGCACATCGTCGTACCGTCGCTGGACCCGTCCGGCGATCCGGCCACGCTCTCCCCGCCGATCCTCACCGGGCTGCTCCGGGAGGAACTCGGGTTCCGGGGCGTCGTCGTCACCGACTCGCTGGCCATGGCCGGGGTACGGCAGAAGTACGGCGACGACCGCGTACCGGTACTCGCCCTCAAGGCCGGCGCCGACCTGCTGCTGATGCCGCCGAACCTCGACCTCGCGGTCAGTTCGGTACTCGGCGCGGTCGGCACCGGTGAACTGACCGAGGCCCGGATCGACCAGTCCGTACGCCGGATCCTCACCCTCAAGCAGCGGCGCGGCGTACTCGGCGGTGTCCAGCCGGTGGACCCGGCCACCGCCGAGCGGGTCGTCGGCCAGGCGTCCCACCAGCAGGAACTACGCAAGATCGCCGACCGTACGGTCACCGTGCTCCGCAACGACGCCAAGCTGCTGCCGCTGCGCCGGGCCGACCGGTCGGTGCTGGTGACGGGCTGGAACTCCAGCGCCTTCGACAACGTCGGCACGCTCGCCGCCGGACTGGCCGCCCAGGGCAACCGGACCAGCACCCTGCCGACCGGGATTCCCAACGACGCGAAGATCGCCGAGGCGGTGGCGGCGGCCCAGGCCAACGACCTGACCGTGGTACTGACCCAAAAGTCCTTCGACACCACCGTGACGGACCCGGGTGGACGCCAGCAGAAGCTGGTGCACGCGCTGGCCGCCACCGGCCGGCCGGTGCTGGTGGTCGCCGTCCGGGACGCGTACGACGTCGGTCACTTCGACGACGTACCGACCCAGGTGGCGACCTTCGGTTACACCCGCTCCTCGATGGAGGCGCTGGCCCGGGTGCTGACCGGGCAGGTCGCGCCCCGCGGCAAGCTGCCGGTCAGCGTGCCCGATCCGAGCGACCCGACGAGCACCCGCTACCCGTACGGCCACGGCCTGACCTGGCGGATCCCCCGCTGA